One segment of Rosa chinensis cultivar Old Blush chromosome 6, RchiOBHm-V2, whole genome shotgun sequence DNA contains the following:
- the LOC121050221 gene encoding putative receptor-like protein kinase At3g47110: MDNNLNGHIPSSIFNISTITKLYLGINQLSGSLPANIGLGLPNVEQFQVAANHLSGVIPKSISNASELQLLELGEYGMEGIVSKRGDVYGFGIVVMETFTRRKLIDEIFIGEMRINQWVENFLVADAIVEVVDATLLGTEEDHDFVSKRECLSSIMRLAVACSAESPEERINMQEALAILKTIKIKFSKNSAARGVVLNRRSVS, from the exons ATGGATAATAATCTAAATGGTCATATCCCATCCTCAATCTTCAATATCTCCACAATAACAAAATTATATCTCGGCATCAATCAGCTTTCAGGTAGCCTCCCAGCAAACATAGGCCTTGGGCTTCCAAACGTAGAACAATTTCAAGTAGCAGCGAATCACCTCAGTGGAGTAATCCCCAAATCCATCTCCAATGCTTCTGAGCTTCAGCTTCTAGAACTGGGAG AGTACGGAATGGAAGGAATAGTGAGCAAAAGAGGGGACGTGTATGGTTTTGGTATTGTAGTAATGGAAACATTCACAAGAAGGAAGCTGATCGATGAGATCTTCATTGGGGAAATGAGAATAAATCAATGGGTTGAAAATTTCCTAGTTGCAGATGCGATAGTTGAAGTTGTGGATGCTACCTTACTTGGAACTGAGGAGGATCATGACTTCGTGAGCAAGAGGGAGTGCTTATCATCTATTATGAGATTAGCTGTTGCTTGTTCAGCAGAATCACCAGAAGAGAGGATAAACATGCAAGAGGCTCTAGCCATACTTAAAACAATCAAGATCAAGTTTTCAAAGAACTCTGCTGCAAGAGGTGTGGTGTTGAACCGTCGTTCTGTTTCGTAA
- the LOC112172302 gene encoding rac-like GTP-binding protein RAC1, producing MSASRFIKCVTVGDGAVGKTCMLISYTSNTFPTDYVPTVFDNFSANVVVDGSTVNLGLWDTAGQEDYNRLRPLSYRGADVFLLAFSLISKASYENVAKKWIPELKHYAPGVPIILVGTKLDLRDDKQFLTDHPGAVPITTAQGEELKKLIGAPIYIECSSKTQQNVKAVFDAAIKVVLQPPKQKKKKKRKANNACAIL from the exons ATGAGTGCGTCCAGGTTCATAAAGTGTGTCACTGTTGGGGATGGAGCGGTGGGCAAGACTTGTATGCTCATCTCTTACACCAGCAACACTTTCCCAACG GATTATGTGCCGACTGTGTTTGACAATTTCAGTGCAAATGTGGTTGTGGATGGGAGCACAGTGAACTTGGGGTTGTGGGATACTGCTG GGCAGGAGGATTACAATAGACTAAGACCATTGAGCTACCGTGGGGCAGATGTGTTCTTACTTGCATTCTCTCTAATCAGCAAGGCCAGCTATGAAAATGTTGCCAAGAAG TGGATTCCTGAATTGAAGCATTATGCACCTGGTGTTCCAATTATTCTTGTTGGAACGAAGCTTG ATCTTCGCGATGACAAGCAGTTCTTAACTGATCACCCTGGTGCAGTGCCAATTACCACAGCGCAG GGAGAGGAATTAAAAAAGCTGATTGGAGCTCCGATTTACATAGAATGTAGCTCGAAAACACAGCAG AATGTGAAAGCAGTCTTTGATGCCGCCATCAAAGTGGTTCTGCAGCCACcaaagcagaagaagaaaaagaagagaaaggcaAATAATGCCTGCGCCATATTGTAA
- the LOC112172573 gene encoding receptor-like serine/threonine-protein kinase At3g01300 isoform X1: MILEEVFKDFKKNKKNNNKKNVVLVGIKIDDQSRELLGWALAKAAEAGDCVIAVHVCRSSDQSVKDKPIVDSYVEAFEGLCNIKKVDLISQVLTGSSIRKALVKEAKNHETMAVVVGTSKPSQGFKDSTAKYCAKKLPPSTDVVAISKGEVVYRRCTSNEQSGLAGDEPRPSMSQIYNCIPRGKSQSEFGDSEADTETVKSFSDKAESSQASPMRDNEDLKKEHKRAHNRSASSLSIGESTEKCLGWPLRRASSVSKQIPGTRNLSVVQWVMSLPDRSPQQSPQCSIIRETSFEGGIKSTSSDLDALPNELKSLLKTNRCRWFSHEVLKTATSNFSSENLIGKGGCNLVFKGILPDGKKVAVKLMKSSKAKWKDFAHEVDIISLLRHEHIMPLLGFCSEENVLISVYDFSPKGSLEENLHVDAGKNKGKPVLSWEVRFKAAVGIAEALNYLHNECSPPVIHRDVKSSNILLTPELEPRLSDFGLAIWGPTTTSSLTECTVVGTFGYLAPEYFMYGKISDKIDVYAFGVVLLELLSGRTPIGSDTNKQQESLVMWAKPKLENGDVHDILDPNFDGKFDEIQVLRVVEAAKLCITRSARLRPKMSQIVKLLKGDPDVETYVNPPYFDVEDSENLDDNDDEVYPSSSAELHLNLALLDVDDDDTTSFSSVEQSNRSWEEYLNGRWSRSSSFD, encoded by the exons ATGATACTTGAGGAGGTATTCAAGGATttcaagaagaacaagaagaataataataagaagaatGTGGTCTTGGTTGGGATTAAAATTGATGACCAAAGCAGAGAGCTTCTTGGATGGGCTCTCGCGAAAGCTGCTGAAGCCGGAGACTGCGTTATTGCGGTTCATGTCTGCCGAAGTTCTG ATCAATCCGTGAAGGACAAGCCAATAGTGGATAGTTATGTAGAGGCTTTTGAAGGGTTATGTAATATAAAAAAG GTAGACCTCATCAGTCAGGTATTGACAGGAAGCTCAATCCGAAAGGCGCTAGTGAAAGAGGCAAAGAACCATGAAACTATGGCTGTAGTTGTAGGCACAAGCAAGCCAAGCCAAGG GTTTAAGGATTCTACGGCGAAATACTGTGCTAAGAAATTGCCTCCAAGCACAGATGTGGTGGCAATCAGCAAGGGGGAAGTTGTATACAGAAGATGTACAAGTAATGAACAATCAG GTCTAGCAGGTGATGAGCCAAGGCCAAGTATGAGTCAGATTTATAATTGTATTCCTAGAGGAAAAAGCCAATCTGAATTTGGTGACTCTGAGGCGGATACAGAAACTGTTAAATCATTTTCTGATAAGGCTGAGAGCTCCCAAGCTAGTCCTATGCGTGACAATGAAGACCTGAAGAAAGAGCATAAAAGAGCTCATAACAGATCAGCTTCTTCACTTAGTATAGGAGAGTCAACAGAGAAGTGCCTCGGATGGCCTCTGCGTAGAGCAAGTTCTGTGAGTAAACAAATCCCGGGCACAAGGAACCTGTCTGTGGTGCAATGGGTGATGAGCTTACCAGATCGTTCTCCACAGCAGTCTCCTCAATGTTCAATCATAAGAGAAACTTCCTTTGAAGGAGGTATCAAGAGTACTTCTTCTGATTTGGATGCGCTACCGAATGAGTTAAAGAGTCTCCTGAAAACAAATCGTTGCAGATGGTTCAGTCACGAGGTTCTGAAAACTGCAACTTCAAATTTCTCTTCAG AAAATCTTATTGGGAAAGGAGGATGCAACCTTGTGTTCAAGGGAATTCTACCAGATGGCAAGAAAGTGGCAGTAAAGCTTATGAAGTCTTCCAAAGCAAAGTGGAAGGATTTTGCTCATGAAGTCGACATCATCTCCTTGTTGAGGCACGAGCACATCATGCCTCTGCTTGGATTCTGCTCTGAGGAGAATGTTCTAATATCTGTTTATGATTTCTCGCCTAAAGGAAGCTTAGAGGAGAATTTACATG TTGATGCAGGCAAGAACAAAGGCAAACCTGTATTGTCATGGGAAGTGAGATTCAAAGCTGCTGTTGGGATTGCTGAAGCTCTAAATTACCTGCACAACGAATGTTCTCCACCAGTTATTCATAGAGATGTCAAGTCTTCAAACATTCTGCTGACACCAGAGCTAGAACCACGG TTATCTGATTTCGGCCTTGCAATATGGGGACCAACAACTACGTCTTCTCTGACTGAATGCACTGTAGTGGGAACATTTGGTTATCTTGCCCCTGAATATTTCATGTATGGAAAAATCAGTGACAAGATTGATGTCTATGCCTTTGGTGTAGTCCTGCTTGAACTATTATCAGGAAGAACACCTATTGGCTCTGACACTAACAAACAGCAAGAAAGCTTGGTCATGTGG GCAAAGCctaaactagagaatggagatgTACATGACATACTGGATCCAAATTTCGATGGAAAGTTTGATGAGATTCAGGTACTGAGAGTGGTTGAAGCAGCAAAACTCTGCATCACACGCTCAGCTAGGCTTCGCCCTAAAATGAGTCAG ATAGTGAAGCTCCTAAAAGGGGATCCAGATGTGGAAACGTATGTGAACCCTCCATATTTTGATGTCGAGGATTCAGAAAACCTTGATGACAATGATGATGAAGTTTATCCAAGTTCAAGTGCAGAGTTACATTTGAACCTTGCACTGCTTGATGTTGACGATGATGATACAACATCATTCAGTAGTGTGGAGCAGAGCAACCGTTCTTGGGAAGAATATTTGAATGGTAGATGGAGCAGATCATCAAGCTTTGATTAG
- the LOC112172573 gene encoding receptor-like serine/threonine-protein kinase At3g01300 isoform X3 — MILEEVFKDFKKNKKNNNKKNVVLVGIKIDDQSRELLGWALAKAAEAGDCVIAVHVCRSSDQSVKDKPIVDSYVEAFEGLCNIKKVDLISQVLTGSSIRKALVKEAKNHETMAVVVGTSKPSQGFKDSTAKYCAKKLPPSTDVVAISKGEVVYRRCTSNEQSGDEPRPSMSQIYNCIPRGKSQSEFGDSEADTETVKSFSDKAESSQASPMRDNEDLKKEHKRAHNRSASSLSIGESTEKCLGWPLRRASSVSKQIPGTRNLSVVQWVMSLPDRSPQQSPQCSIIRETSFEGGIKSTSSDLDALPNELKSLLKTNRCRWFSHEVLKTATSNFSSENLIGKGGCNLVFKGILPDGKKVAVKLMKSSKAKWKDFAHEVDIISLLRHEHIMPLLGFCSEENVLISVYDFSPKGSLEENLHVDAGKNKGKPVLSWEVRFKAAVGIAEALNYLHNECSPPVIHRDVKSSNILLTPELEPRLSDFGLAIWGPTTTSSLTECTVVGTFGYLAPEYFMYGKISDKIDVYAFGVVLLELLSGRTPIGSDTNKQQESLVMWAKPKLENGDVHDILDPNFDGKFDEIQVLRVVEAAKLCITRSARLRPKMSQIVKLLKGDPDVETYVNPPYFDVEDSENLDDNDDEVYPSSSAELHLNLALLDVDDDDTTSFSSVEQSNRSWEEYLNGRWSRSSSFD; from the exons ATGATACTTGAGGAGGTATTCAAGGATttcaagaagaacaagaagaataataataagaagaatGTGGTCTTGGTTGGGATTAAAATTGATGACCAAAGCAGAGAGCTTCTTGGATGGGCTCTCGCGAAAGCTGCTGAAGCCGGAGACTGCGTTATTGCGGTTCATGTCTGCCGAAGTTCTG ATCAATCCGTGAAGGACAAGCCAATAGTGGATAGTTATGTAGAGGCTTTTGAAGGGTTATGTAATATAAAAAAG GTAGACCTCATCAGTCAGGTATTGACAGGAAGCTCAATCCGAAAGGCGCTAGTGAAAGAGGCAAAGAACCATGAAACTATGGCTGTAGTTGTAGGCACAAGCAAGCCAAGCCAAGG GTTTAAGGATTCTACGGCGAAATACTGTGCTAAGAAATTGCCTCCAAGCACAGATGTGGTGGCAATCAGCAAGGGGGAAGTTGTATACAGAAGATGTACAAGTAATGAACAATCAG GTGATGAGCCAAGGCCAAGTATGAGTCAGATTTATAATTGTATTCCTAGAGGAAAAAGCCAATCTGAATTTGGTGACTCTGAGGCGGATACAGAAACTGTTAAATCATTTTCTGATAAGGCTGAGAGCTCCCAAGCTAGTCCTATGCGTGACAATGAAGACCTGAAGAAAGAGCATAAAAGAGCTCATAACAGATCAGCTTCTTCACTTAGTATAGGAGAGTCAACAGAGAAGTGCCTCGGATGGCCTCTGCGTAGAGCAAGTTCTGTGAGTAAACAAATCCCGGGCACAAGGAACCTGTCTGTGGTGCAATGGGTGATGAGCTTACCAGATCGTTCTCCACAGCAGTCTCCTCAATGTTCAATCATAAGAGAAACTTCCTTTGAAGGAGGTATCAAGAGTACTTCTTCTGATTTGGATGCGCTACCGAATGAGTTAAAGAGTCTCCTGAAAACAAATCGTTGCAGATGGTTCAGTCACGAGGTTCTGAAAACTGCAACTTCAAATTTCTCTTCAG AAAATCTTATTGGGAAAGGAGGATGCAACCTTGTGTTCAAGGGAATTCTACCAGATGGCAAGAAAGTGGCAGTAAAGCTTATGAAGTCTTCCAAAGCAAAGTGGAAGGATTTTGCTCATGAAGTCGACATCATCTCCTTGTTGAGGCACGAGCACATCATGCCTCTGCTTGGATTCTGCTCTGAGGAGAATGTTCTAATATCTGTTTATGATTTCTCGCCTAAAGGAAGCTTAGAGGAGAATTTACATG TTGATGCAGGCAAGAACAAAGGCAAACCTGTATTGTCATGGGAAGTGAGATTCAAAGCTGCTGTTGGGATTGCTGAAGCTCTAAATTACCTGCACAACGAATGTTCTCCACCAGTTATTCATAGAGATGTCAAGTCTTCAAACATTCTGCTGACACCAGAGCTAGAACCACGG TTATCTGATTTCGGCCTTGCAATATGGGGACCAACAACTACGTCTTCTCTGACTGAATGCACTGTAGTGGGAACATTTGGTTATCTTGCCCCTGAATATTTCATGTATGGAAAAATCAGTGACAAGATTGATGTCTATGCCTTTGGTGTAGTCCTGCTTGAACTATTATCAGGAAGAACACCTATTGGCTCTGACACTAACAAACAGCAAGAAAGCTTGGTCATGTGG GCAAAGCctaaactagagaatggagatgTACATGACATACTGGATCCAAATTTCGATGGAAAGTTTGATGAGATTCAGGTACTGAGAGTGGTTGAAGCAGCAAAACTCTGCATCACACGCTCAGCTAGGCTTCGCCCTAAAATGAGTCAG ATAGTGAAGCTCCTAAAAGGGGATCCAGATGTGGAAACGTATGTGAACCCTCCATATTTTGATGTCGAGGATTCAGAAAACCTTGATGACAATGATGATGAAGTTTATCCAAGTTCAAGTGCAGAGTTACATTTGAACCTTGCACTGCTTGATGTTGACGATGATGATACAACATCATTCAGTAGTGTGGAGCAGAGCAACCGTTCTTGGGAAGAATATTTGAATGGTAGATGGAGCAGATCATCAAGCTTTGATTAG
- the LOC112172573 gene encoding receptor-like serine/threonine-protein kinase At3g01300 isoform X2, with protein sequence MILEEVFKDFKKNKKNNNKKNVVLVGIKIDDQSRELLGWALAKAAEAGDCVIAVHVCRSSDQSVKDKPIVDSYVEAFEGLCNIKKVDLISQVLTGSSIRKALVKEAKNHETMAVVVGTSKPSQGFKDSTAKYCAKKLPPSTDVVAISKGEVVYRRCTSNEQSGLAGDEPRPSMSQIYNCIPRGKSQSEFGDSEADTETVKSFSDKAESSQASPMRDNEDLKKEHKRAHNRSASSLSIGESTEKCLGWPLRRASSVSKQIPGTRNLSVVQWVMSLPDRSPQQSPQCSIIRETSFEGGIKSTSSDLDALPNELKSLLKTNRCRWFSHEVLKTATSNFSSENLIGKGGCNLVFKGILPDGKKVAVKLMKSSKAKWKDFAHEVDIISLLRHEHIMPLLGFCSEENVLISVYDFSPKGSLEENLHGKNKGKPVLSWEVRFKAAVGIAEALNYLHNECSPPVIHRDVKSSNILLTPELEPRLSDFGLAIWGPTTTSSLTECTVVGTFGYLAPEYFMYGKISDKIDVYAFGVVLLELLSGRTPIGSDTNKQQESLVMWAKPKLENGDVHDILDPNFDGKFDEIQVLRVVEAAKLCITRSARLRPKMSQIVKLLKGDPDVETYVNPPYFDVEDSENLDDNDDEVYPSSSAELHLNLALLDVDDDDTTSFSSVEQSNRSWEEYLNGRWSRSSSFD encoded by the exons ATGATACTTGAGGAGGTATTCAAGGATttcaagaagaacaagaagaataataataagaagaatGTGGTCTTGGTTGGGATTAAAATTGATGACCAAAGCAGAGAGCTTCTTGGATGGGCTCTCGCGAAAGCTGCTGAAGCCGGAGACTGCGTTATTGCGGTTCATGTCTGCCGAAGTTCTG ATCAATCCGTGAAGGACAAGCCAATAGTGGATAGTTATGTAGAGGCTTTTGAAGGGTTATGTAATATAAAAAAG GTAGACCTCATCAGTCAGGTATTGACAGGAAGCTCAATCCGAAAGGCGCTAGTGAAAGAGGCAAAGAACCATGAAACTATGGCTGTAGTTGTAGGCACAAGCAAGCCAAGCCAAGG GTTTAAGGATTCTACGGCGAAATACTGTGCTAAGAAATTGCCTCCAAGCACAGATGTGGTGGCAATCAGCAAGGGGGAAGTTGTATACAGAAGATGTACAAGTAATGAACAATCAG GTCTAGCAGGTGATGAGCCAAGGCCAAGTATGAGTCAGATTTATAATTGTATTCCTAGAGGAAAAAGCCAATCTGAATTTGGTGACTCTGAGGCGGATACAGAAACTGTTAAATCATTTTCTGATAAGGCTGAGAGCTCCCAAGCTAGTCCTATGCGTGACAATGAAGACCTGAAGAAAGAGCATAAAAGAGCTCATAACAGATCAGCTTCTTCACTTAGTATAGGAGAGTCAACAGAGAAGTGCCTCGGATGGCCTCTGCGTAGAGCAAGTTCTGTGAGTAAACAAATCCCGGGCACAAGGAACCTGTCTGTGGTGCAATGGGTGATGAGCTTACCAGATCGTTCTCCACAGCAGTCTCCTCAATGTTCAATCATAAGAGAAACTTCCTTTGAAGGAGGTATCAAGAGTACTTCTTCTGATTTGGATGCGCTACCGAATGAGTTAAAGAGTCTCCTGAAAACAAATCGTTGCAGATGGTTCAGTCACGAGGTTCTGAAAACTGCAACTTCAAATTTCTCTTCAG AAAATCTTATTGGGAAAGGAGGATGCAACCTTGTGTTCAAGGGAATTCTACCAGATGGCAAGAAAGTGGCAGTAAAGCTTATGAAGTCTTCCAAAGCAAAGTGGAAGGATTTTGCTCATGAAGTCGACATCATCTCCTTGTTGAGGCACGAGCACATCATGCCTCTGCTTGGATTCTGCTCTGAGGAGAATGTTCTAATATCTGTTTATGATTTCTCGCCTAAAGGAAGCTTAGAGGAGAATTTACATG GCAAGAACAAAGGCAAACCTGTATTGTCATGGGAAGTGAGATTCAAAGCTGCTGTTGGGATTGCTGAAGCTCTAAATTACCTGCACAACGAATGTTCTCCACCAGTTATTCATAGAGATGTCAAGTCTTCAAACATTCTGCTGACACCAGAGCTAGAACCACGG TTATCTGATTTCGGCCTTGCAATATGGGGACCAACAACTACGTCTTCTCTGACTGAATGCACTGTAGTGGGAACATTTGGTTATCTTGCCCCTGAATATTTCATGTATGGAAAAATCAGTGACAAGATTGATGTCTATGCCTTTGGTGTAGTCCTGCTTGAACTATTATCAGGAAGAACACCTATTGGCTCTGACACTAACAAACAGCAAGAAAGCTTGGTCATGTGG GCAAAGCctaaactagagaatggagatgTACATGACATACTGGATCCAAATTTCGATGGAAAGTTTGATGAGATTCAGGTACTGAGAGTGGTTGAAGCAGCAAAACTCTGCATCACACGCTCAGCTAGGCTTCGCCCTAAAATGAGTCAG ATAGTGAAGCTCCTAAAAGGGGATCCAGATGTGGAAACGTATGTGAACCCTCCATATTTTGATGTCGAGGATTCAGAAAACCTTGATGACAATGATGATGAAGTTTATCCAAGTTCAAGTGCAGAGTTACATTTGAACCTTGCACTGCTTGATGTTGACGATGATGATACAACATCATTCAGTAGTGTGGAGCAGAGCAACCGTTCTTGGGAAGAATATTTGAATGGTAGATGGAGCAGATCATCAAGCTTTGATTAG
- the LOC112172303 gene encoding ubiquitin-conjugating enzyme E2 28 — MASKRILKELRDLQRDPPTSCSAGPVAEDMFHWQATIIGPNDSPYSGGVFVVTIHFPPDYPFKPPKVAFRTKVFHPNINSNGNICLDILKEQWSPALTISKVLLSICSLLTDPNPDDPLVPEIAHMCKSDKVKYESTARSWTHKYAMG; from the exons ATGGCTTCGAAGAGAATATTGAAGGAGCTCAGGGATTTGCAGAGAGATCCACCAACTTCATGTAGTGCAG GTCCTGTGGCCGAGGATATGTTTCATTGGCAAGCAACAATCATTGGTCCAAATGATAGTCCTTACTCAGGTGGTGTATTTGTTGTGACTATCCATTTTCCACCTGATTATCCCTTCAAACCTCCAAAG GTTGCCTTCAGGACCAAAGTGTTCCACCCAAATATAAACAGCAATGGTAACATCTGCTTGGACATTCTCAAGGAGCAATGGAGTCCAGCACTCACCATATCCAAG GTTTTGCTGTCGATATGTTCACTTCTGACAGATCCGAACCCTGATGACCCACTTGTTCCTGAGATTGCTCATATGTGCAAGAGTGACAAAGTCAAATATGAGTCAACGGCTCGGAGCTGGACCCATAAGTATGCCATGGGATAA